The following coding sequences are from one Venturia canescens isolate UGA chromosome 5, ASM1945775v1, whole genome shotgun sequence window:
- the LOC122410551 gene encoding uncharacterized protein — protein sequence MEKTIYCKNEERCKKIKFCKVNEKMSDSECVIQKIREACENDLLLKKKIENQAIVLQKLIQNQNILCDIEAEEEIIDELEITCIVPLGESLLSCSTIYAIDQDGSLIETQEKISECVEEKEKENQSINRQFKKLKTNDFTEKRSIISSFVGTPTSLPELTPELVQKVNNGGMLLAQKSLTYFWATDLLHRTNGMLSKNDYFNYAKAIVSAYPELSGGDHGCGIVRHQSSTNVRNRRANSERSVMKFGEDKLKIGQNIPTVLRFIKSVLMYME from the exons atggaaaaaacgatttattgCAAAAACGAAGAGcgatgcaaaaaaattaaattttgcaaagtgaacgaaaaaatgagtgattcCGAATGTGTCATCCAAAAAATCCGCGAAGCTTGTGAAAACGACTTGcttctgaaaaagaaaatcgaaaatcaagcCATCGTGTTACAGAAGCTGattcaaaatcaaaacatTTTATGTGACATCGAAGCAGAGGAAGAAATAATCGATGAATTGGAAATAACCTGCATTGTTCCGTTAGGCGAAAGTCTTCTATCGTGTTCAACGATCTACGCTATCGATCAAGACGGCTCTCTCATTGAAAcccaagaaaaaataagtgaatgtgtggaggagaaagaaaag gAAAACCAATCAATCAAcagacaatttaaaaaactgaaaacaaATGACTTCACTGAAAAAAGAAGCATAATTTCAAGCTTCGTTGGAACGCCAACATCATTGCCAGAACTGACCCCGGAGTTGGTTCAAAAAGTGAACAACGGAGGAATGTTACTTGCTCAAAAGTCATTAACGTATTTTTGGGCAACTGATCTTTTGCATCGCACTAATGGCATGCtgagtaaaaatgattatttcaacTACGCAAAAGCCATTGTTAGTGCTTATCCAGAGCTCAGCGGCGGAGACCATGGATGT GGGATTGTACGACATCAGTCAAGTACAAATGTGCGGAATCGACGTGCTAATTCAGAACGATCTGTAATGAAATTTGGCGAagacaaattgaaaatcggTCAAAATATTCCAACTGTTTTACGATTCATAAAGA gCGTCCTGATGTACATGGAGTAG